The nucleotide window GGCAAGCAATGGCAGGCCTATTAAGTAGAACAGACTGGAGTTTGTGGTTGCATTTTAAACTGACGACATGTTTTCTAAATCTTTTTGAATCCTTGTTATGTTGGAACTTCAACATTTTCCATGTTTGTATTTTACATGAGATTTGCTAAATTCCATCTTTCCATTTTTTAgggtgtctatatatatatatatatatagagagagagagagagagagagagagagagagagagagagttaaatcTTCCTGTTCACTACTTCACATTTCACACtctacattttatgaaaaaagaaagaaaaagctgTAGGTGTAGAgttgaataatgactgatgtaTAGTAAAGCCCGAGAGAGGGTGCTCAAAGCATTTTAACTGGTCCTGTTCGGAATTGATTATCAAAATTCTGTCATTTTATTtcctgaatatatattttctttttcaagattttcatcaacatatatatgatatgctGAACAGTTTTTCAGTATGGATATTTGTTTATGGtgtatagatttatttttgcaaaGCTGAGTCAATTATAGGTttatatagtgagatgaaaatttttggttttaaatgaaagtttaaaatattattctttaatattattatggattagagatttgaaaaagttgaattgtttattatattttatgtataaatttaaaaaaactgtaatgatgaaatgaaaggaaataaaaacattGTATTATCCCACTTGCCAAACCTAAATGCATGAAGAACTCTTAACTCTGATTTTTTGGCGACCAACTAGAACAGTCTCTCTCCCACACTGAAGCCCATGAAATGCTCAAAACTAGCTTGACTATAGGGTACGCGACTTCTTTTTAACATTATAGGGTATTATAGGGTACGCGACTTCTTTTTAACTAGGTTTGTGGAAGTtgacttcttttttattttttaagaaatggaTATTATAGGGTACGCGACTGATGTCCCAGCCGATGGTCCAACCGATAAAGTGCCAtttcagtgtttttttttttaaatatttttttaacattcttaaatactattttttatttataaaaaatacataaattcaataatattattttcttaatcattaagaaaaagattaaaaacaagAATCGGTCAAAACCTTTGATTTTTCGTCGGTTCAATAAGCATTACTCTATGGTAAAAACAATGAGGTCGAAAATTCTAACAAGGGTCATGCCACGGAGAGCGATAGCTAACcgatgaatttatttttattttcattttatttttatttttattcaaaacattaagaaatattttttaatatttaagaaaagaaaaaaaaattaattcaatacaTCTTTTTTagcatttgaaaaatataaataaaaaaaataaaaaataacaatgcaCCTATCAGTGCTAATGTTCGGTAGACCAATCCATGTCTacctagcattttccttctaaCAAAGCTTTCAGTAGGGGTGCTGGTAGCACTCCTTCCTATGCGGGGCGGAGGGTTGGGTTTTCACTTCCATCCCCCGCCCCCGGGATGTGGGGTGTGGGACAGATTCTCAATTCGTCCTGCCTccatctattaaaaaaatattacattttacttgatttaaaaattatttttaaatataaaaataattaaagatatatttttaaacctaaatttaaaatttaaaatttttaaatataactataatttaaaaaatatataagttttaaatttgttagtatatattttgtataaattaagtGTATGAgcttttaaactatgtagtttttaaatttgtcaatatatattttgtgaacaaatctattaaattgtaatatatatttatatatacacaatttataaaatataaacatatatttgtgtttatatatatataaatgtaagggGGAGGGCGGGCGGCCACCTGCCCCTACTAGTCGCCCTAGATGTGCGGTGGGGGGCTCACTCTCGCATGGGCAGAACGGGATTGCTCGCTCTACCGTGCGGAGGCGGGGCGGACGGGAGCGGGCCTAGTTTTTAGTACAATGTTTACAGTcaagcaaataaataaaaaaataaaattataaataaaaagtgtaGTCAAAATGttgtaattaagaaagaaaaagaaaagaaaggaagggtCCATcgataatatttattattgctCACATGTCATCAAAATTGATGGGGTCTAGTTCTGTCAAATCCTGTGAAACGTGTGAGAGTGAGACTTGAGAggcttcaaattcaaattcaaatagaaATAGAGTGGGATAGGTTTTGGCAAACCGAGAGAGATTGAAAATGGATGTCTCATGTCTTTATAATGGAGTGACAAGGCCAGGCGATAAGAGAGACGGCAGGCATGATGGCCCCCATGGAGGAGCCGAAgccacaacaacaaaaaaattgtgGCGTAGGAAAAGCCAAGTGGATGTGGAAGCGTCGTTTACTGGGGGGTGACTCCTTACGTGCTGGTGCTGCCCTCCCTTCTTTTTCTGCCACTCATTTCTCTCTGTATACGATACCATAACGTTGTCTTTCTTTCAGTGGTCGGTCGGTCCCACCTCCATGttcgaaatatatataaaaaaaaaaaaatttaaatataaatcttaCATCTTGtatactcatttaaaaatatttttttactcacataataaaaatgatttcagacatatttatatataaaataagataaaaaaataaaatgatatatttttaaatagatatacATGATGTGAAGCTTATAGATAGAACTGctcaaaaacaaatattagaaagagatttcataaaaataagattatataataatatagttttatgtgatattttatgttgatgtaatttttttatttttttatttttttttatcaaggtCGAAGGTCAACGTTTTGGTTGAATAGCCCTTGACTATACTCGAGAGAGGTAGGGCTATTAATTAAAtagcacataaaatataaataaagacaTCGTAATTTAACAACATACGCTTATCGGTCTTTTAAGGGCAAAACTTTTTGCGGACATGTTTGTATTtacagttcatttcagttcattttaatttattttattattattcagtaattttaacttacaaatcttattattattcacaatttatcttattactatttacaattcatctcaactcatttcaaatcatcttcgaatccaaacgtctcctataTGTATCGATTTTAtgatttcataattttattttgataaaaatagagtcattgagaaattgaaaaaaatattatatcgaTAGATTTCTAGAGAGAATATGAAGAAAGTGTCCACGTATTTAAATGCTCTATCCCTTAATAGATGTCTTCTACATTCTCTATAGATTTATCTCTTTTACTTTATGCCTTATCCTCATTTTTGCATATCTCACTTGCTTTATATCTCTTTCACCTTTATTTATGTACGTAGTCCCACCCATTTTAACTATCTCTTCCCTTATTTTATCTCTCTCATGACAATGGACCTTTCCTATTGGATCTATCTATACTAAAATGTTTTACAATGAGTCATGTCAATTAGCAATTTGTTTTTGCAAACCTCTGGTAactgcctcgtttgtttttacagattaaattagatgagatgagattaaaattaaaaaattaaataaaaaattatttaaatatatttttaatattatttttattttgatatttgaaaattttgaattatttattttattttatattaaaatttaaaaaaattatgatgattagatgatatgagatattttctgaaaacaaacgagatatAAAgacttaggcctcatttgttttcacaaatgaaatgagataaattgagatgaaaattgaaaattaaataaaatactgttagaatatatattttttaatattattcttcttttaagatttggaaaagttaaattatttattttattttatatgagaatttagaaaagttgtaataattatatgagatgagatttttattattatttttcatatactttttactattttttactattatttattactatttaatattttattattattttttattattatttaccgATAATCTAGATCACCTTACtaattttattctataattataagttaagtTTTAAAccaagatattattataaaaatataaatttgtaagaatattatatattattttacaacttttacaagTACATCAGtacattagagagagagagagagtaactgGAACTCAGTAACTTACTTATTGGGGGAGGGGGACCAAAGATATTTTAGgaatatgtggttgaaaagTTAAGCAGATATCAAGCTTATTAATTTCTATAATTTGCACtttcttgatttatttataatttataatgttaGCATAACATCATGCCCTTTGACCTTTGTAGCccaactcaataaaatatattaaaaaataaaatagaatttaaagCTCCAGAATTTCACAAATCATTAAAAGGTgaggaaatgaaataaaataacataaaataagtAGAAGGAAAGCCCAAATTAGGTAAGCAAATATAAAATGTTTCTGTTCAGAAATAGTGAAGTCTATACAGACATCATATCTCAAAGCATAAAATCAACGCTCTTCTGCTCTCACTCATCTCAATTCTCACCGCCACCATTTTCGAACACTAATCACAGCcacgcatctctctctctctctctctctctctcctcttctctGAATCTCTCCCTTGTAAATCCCTGAAAATCTCAATTGTAAGCAAAGCACATTCTTACCCATTATCACATATCCACGAGAAATCCGTACCTATTTTCACAAAATCCACCACCAGAACCGATTCGAAAAACCTATCTATCAACAGCAATGACGGACATCGTGTTCTCAAAGCTCCCCGAAGACGTCGTGCTCAACATCTTCTTCAAGCTAGAAGACGATCCGCGCAACTGGGCCCGGCTCGCCTGTGTCTGCACCAAGTTCTCGTCCCTCATCCGAACCGTTTGTTGGCGGCACAAGTGCTCCAACACCATCCCCTCCGTCGTCTCCgatctcctctcctcctccgCCACCAGCTCCTCCTGCCCTCCAGGCGGCTGGGCTGCACTTCACAAGGTCTCCGTCTGCTGCCCGGGCCTCCTTCACGCCGGCGTGCTCCTTGAGAACTCGGATTTCGGTCTGGAACGAGAACTCGGACCCGACGAGATTTACCGACAGTCATTTCCGACTTCATCATCTGTCATAACACCATCCTCCACCGAACCATGCCCGAGCCATCACATAGACGAGGTCAATTCAGAAGGTGCTTGTACCTGGTCCCTCTATGACGACCTGTATTTTGATACTATTTACAACGTTTCAGATTCCCAAGACGTTCCCCAGGTTGTTGACGGTGAAGAGGTTGATGTCGGTGCCGGTGTCGGTGTCGGTGTCGGTGTCGGTGTCGGTGTCGGTGCGGTGGAGGGAGAATACTCGGTGCCAAAGAGGAGGAAAATCTCTTGGGGTATGCGGTCGCATTTGGCTTCTGGGGTTTGGAATCTGAGCCGGGAGCAAGGGAGTAAGCTCCTCGCGAGACAGTTCCGCGATGATTGTTTGTACGTTTGCGATTGGCCAGGGTGTGTTCACATTGAGGAGAAGCGGAATTACATGCTTTTCAGAGGGATTTTCAAGAACTTCAAGAGGTCCCGGGTGTGGAGGACCATAAACGATGGGAATAGGAGCAAGGTCGACGTGAATTGTGAATTCTGTGCGTGCAAAGAAACTTGGGATTTGCACTCCGCGTTTTGTTTGAGACGAGGTTTCGGGTACCACGACGATGGTGAGCCGGTTGTTCGAGCTTATGTCTGCGAGAATGGGCATGTCTCCGGGGCGTGGACGGAGTCTCCATTGTATACGTAATATAAATGCTGTTATTGATTCTAGTTTTATCATATGTACATTTTAAGTGGCTTTTCAGTTGACTAAACTCACTTAAATGTATACTTCGATCGGCATGATTGAAGATGATAAAATCTAGATGAAGAGTAGCATTGCTCTAAGCCTAATGCTCTCAATCATTTGTGCCTATGTTTATGTGTATCTTTGTTATGGTGTCTTGGTTCTTCCATTTCTCCTTGTATCTAATGATCATAGGATTTTAAGGAACCAAGGAAACTCTGATGTATTTGTTTCATGTCTATGGtgttcttctcttttttttttttttcctgtgcaTTTGCGGATTTNNNNNNNNNNNNNNNNNNNNNNNNNNNNNNNNNNNNNNNNNNNNNNNNNNNNNNNNNNNNNNNNNNNNNNNNNNNNNNNNNNNNNNNNNNNNNNNNNNNNCCTGCAGTAtacaaaaactcaatttaactgGTGCAACGAAATTGCAGAATTCCTCTTAACTTGGTTCTTTTAAGATATAATAGTCTAATTGATCGTCGTATAATTCAAACCAACTTTACACAAACAGTTAGCTCAAAagttcgataaaaaaaaaaaaacacatttattttatttaaaaatactctcaaaattatttaaatacaatcctcttttgtctttctagagatttttcttaatattgTATAGAAAAATAACACCACACTCAAGTGAAAAACAATACCAGACGAGTCACACCTTCTCTCAATAAGCTCaaccatttaaataaaaaatagtcgTTTTCCTCCATCCGGCAACTGggcaataaatgaaaaagaaactgaCAAGGAAAAAGACGTTGGCCATCAATGGTACTAATCAGCAGCAAATTAACTAAAAGCCGATTGCACTAACTTATTATACCATTAACAAAGAGCCGgtaaaaaagagtaagaaatagagaaaaagttcAAACGGCTTGGTTAAAAAAATACCGTAACAATGAGCAATAAAACAATTAAAGCTGCCATATTATATTCCCATTGATCAAGGCCTTAACGAAGACGAACGTTTAAGCTGTAAATAATGCCGCAAAACTTTAACTGATGAAAACCAACGGTTATGACCTCTTAAAAGAAAcgttattaataaaaattatttattaaaatataccTACACTTGGAAATTTTTACTGACTCGTTTATTttaatagataaaataagataagataagatgagttaagattaaaattaaaaagttaaataaagtattgttagaatatattttttaatattatttttattttaaaatttgaaaaatttaaaatgtttattttattttatattaaaaattaaaaaaattataataattagataagatgaaacatacTAGGccgaacttttttttttttttttggaccgAGTAGTAATAAGAACCTTTGTTTCACATCATtataaacttctttttttttaaaagaaagaaattataaaaaattgataattatgtcaattgtttttttaaaaaaaaaatataatagttaaaaaaaaaaaaatttctatgcTGCCAGTATACATCTAGTTATTAAATATTACTAGAATCCTAATACGTTAAAATACTCATACTTTATGGATACCTTCTTCTGTAGAACTATTGACTATCGTTGTCCTAATACACACTGTGAATTTCaactaaaaatttaattttaagtttatttgTGTTAAAATTGTATTAAATTCTGTAATATAAATTGTGCAATACAAGGTGGCTTATATAAAGGAGGCCAAAGACTATACAAAAGCATTACTAAGCCAATGTGGGACTCACATAACACATATACATTAATAGCCCCTCTCAAACTCAAGATGGATGAGAAACCACCTTGAGGTTGTCAACCAAATAACGAAACCGAGCCGTAGAATGAGACTTTGTAAAGATATCGATAAGCTGATCTTGAGAGGAGACAAAAGGTAACTGAAGAGAACCATGTAGTGAATGATGACGAACGATATGACAATCAATCTCGATGCGCTTGGTCTGTTTATGGAAAATATCATTATGAGCAATCTGGATGGCAGAGTGATTGTCACAATAAAGAGGAGTGGCAGAGGTAAGAGGTACACCTAAATTCTATAGTAACCATTCGAGCCAAAGGAGTTTAGCAGTGGTGTTTGTCAGGGCACGAGCCTCAGTGCTAGATTGAGAGACAACTGTTTCCTTCTTGCTACGCAAAGAGATCAATGAGGAACCAAGAAGGAAGCAGTAACCAG belongs to Juglans regia cultivar Chandler chromosome 8, Walnut 2.0, whole genome shotgun sequence and includes:
- the LOC109016848 gene encoding phytochrome A-associated F-box protein-like, producing MTDIVFSKLPEDVVLNIFFKLEDDPRNWARLACVCTKFSSLIRTVCWRHKCSNTIPSVVSDLLSSSATSSSCPPGGWAALHKVSVCCPGLLHAGVLLENSDFGLERELGPDEIYRQSFPTSSSVITPSSTEPCPSHHIDEVNSEGACTWSLYDDLYFDTIYNVSDSQDVPQVVDGEEVDVGAGVGVGVGVGVGVGAVEGEYSVPKRRKISWGMRSHLASGVWNLSREQGSKLLARQFRDDCLYVCDWPGCVHIEEKRNYMLFRGIFKNFKRSRVWRTINDGNRSKVDVNCEFCACKETWDLHSAFCLRRGFGYHDDGEPVVRAYVCENGHVSGAWTESPLYT